A window of Chitinophagales bacterium contains these coding sequences:
- a CDS encoding prephenate dehydrogenase, producing MERKRVAIVGVGLIGGSLALQLNEKGLAGGIVGVEANPEHAKKAVDLGLVDEVLELELAIAQSDLIVLAVPVDLMSTLLPRILDLVDRQIVMDVGSAKAQLHEAVKDHPKRGRFVSTHPMWGTEYSGPAAAVKGAFENKAVVICNAGECDSDALEWVKGAYKKMGMRLLSMNAGDHDLHTAYISHISHITSFALANTVLEKEREEDAIFELASGGFESTVRLAKSNPAMWVPILMQNRENVLDVLNEHISQLRKFKACLEKENYEYLTELIENANKIKRIIK from the coding sequence ATGGAAAGGAAAAGAGTGGCGATAGTAGGCGTGGGTTTGATCGGCGGATCGCTGGCGCTTCAACTCAATGAAAAAGGGCTGGCAGGAGGTATCGTCGGAGTGGAAGCCAACCCGGAGCACGCGAAAAAGGCGGTGGACCTGGGATTGGTGGATGAGGTGCTGGAATTGGAACTGGCCATAGCACAAAGTGATCTCATCGTGTTGGCTGTGCCGGTTGATTTGATGAGTACACTGTTACCACGAATACTTGACCTTGTGGACAGGCAGATCGTGATGGATGTGGGTTCCGCCAAAGCGCAACTTCATGAGGCGGTTAAGGATCATCCTAAACGTGGACGGTTTGTATCTACCCACCCAATGTGGGGTACCGAATACAGCGGTCCGGCTGCTGCAGTAAAAGGAGCTTTTGAAAACAAGGCCGTGGTTATCTGTAATGCTGGAGAATGTGATTCCGATGCGCTTGAGTGGGTAAAAGGGGCCTACAAAAAAATGGGTATGCGCTTACTGAGCATGAATGCCGGAGATCATGACCTGCATACTGCGTATATCAGCCATATTTCCCATATCACTTCTTTTGCCCTGGCCAATACTGTCTTGGAAAAAGAAAGGGAAGAGGATGCCATTTTTGAATTGGCCTCAGGAGGTTTTGAAAGCACAGTGCGGCTGGCCAAAAGTAATCCGGCTATGTGGGTACCGATCCTGATGCAAAACCGGGAGAACGTACTTGATGTATTGAATGAACACATTTCTCAGCTCCGCAAATTCAAAGCCTGTTTGGAAAAAGAGAATTATGAATATTTAACAGAACTGATTGAAAACGCGAATAAAATTAAAAGAATTATAAAATGA
- a CDS encoding aminotransferase class I/II-fold pyridoxal phosphate-dependent enzyme, whose translation MKTSQRLDGIGEYYFSQKLREIDAMNKAGKQVINLGIGSPDLPPHPDVIRVLKEESDKDHVHAYQSYKGSPVLRQAMSDWYARWYGVSLDPENEILPLIGSKEGIMHICMTYLDEKDGALIPNPGYPTYKAAVKLAGGEPISYSLHPETDWHPDFNELTRLVEAHRAQGHAIKLLFVNYPHMPTGKVPDAVFFKDLIAFARQQDILIVHDNPYSFILNDHPMSLLSIEGAREYVLELNSLSKSQNMAGWRVGMLCADKKRIEEVLRFKSNMDSGMFLPVQLAAARALKLEQDWYDKVNAVYKARRDKVFDLLDLLNCRYEKGQAGMFVWAAAPDSYTDGFALSDEVLHQANVFITPGGIFGSVGNGFIRVSLCASEEKILESIERIKKSRQ comes from the coding sequence ATGAAAACGAGTCAACGGCTGGATGGAATAGGGGAGTATTATTTTTCGCAAAAACTGCGGGAGATAGACGCCATGAACAAAGCGGGCAAACAGGTGATCAACCTGGGGATCGGCAGCCCTGATCTTCCCCCACACCCGGACGTTATTCGGGTGTTGAAAGAAGAAAGTGATAAAGACCATGTACACGCCTATCAATCTTACAAAGGATCACCGGTATTGCGCCAGGCCATGAGCGATTGGTATGCACGTTGGTACGGTGTGTCGTTGGATCCTGAAAATGAAATATTGCCCCTGATCGGAAGCAAGGAGGGGATCATGCATATCTGTATGACCTATCTCGATGAAAAGGATGGTGCCCTGATCCCCAACCCGGGTTACCCGACCTATAAGGCAGCCGTAAAACTGGCTGGTGGCGAACCGATCTCCTATTCATTGCATCCGGAAACAGATTGGCACCCGGATTTTAATGAACTGACGAGATTGGTTGAGGCACATCGCGCGCAGGGACATGCGATAAAGTTGTTGTTTGTGAATTACCCGCATATGCCAACCGGAAAGGTTCCTGATGCGGTATTCTTTAAAGACCTTATCGCCTTTGCCCGGCAACAGGATATTCTGATCGTACATGATAATCCATACAGCTTTATACTCAACGACCACCCCATGAGCCTTCTGAGTATCGAAGGGGCCAGAGAGTATGTACTGGAATTGAATTCCCTGAGTAAAAGCCAGAACATGGCCGGCTGGCGGGTTGGTATGTTGTGTGCCGATAAAAAACGCATTGAAGAAGTGTTGCGTTTCAAAAGCAATATGGACAGTGGAATGTTTCTTCCGGTGCAACTAGCAGCTGCCAGAGCTTTGAAGTTGGAACAGGATTGGTATGATAAAGTGAATGCCGTTTATAAAGCCCGCCGTGATAAAGTATTTGATCTGCTCGATCTGCTGAATTGCCGGTATGAAAAGGGGCAGGCAGGCATGTTTGTATGGGCTGCGGCACCTGATTCTTATACCGACGGTTTTGCCTTGAGTGATGAAGTACTTCATCAGGCAAATGTTTTCATCACTCCCGGCGGCATATTTGGATCGGTTGGAAACGGTTTTATCAGGGTAAGTCTTTGTGCGTCGGAAGAAAAGATCCTGGAATCTATTGAACGAATAAAAAAATCAAGACAATAA
- a CDS encoding DEAD/DEAH box helicase, with the protein MITFEALGIEEGLLNSISSLGFTTPTPIQEKAIPVLLQGTKDFVGLAQTGTGKTAAFGLPLLQLVRSEDRFPQALIVCPTRELCLQISKDLEQFQSKKRKLQVTPVYGGTSITDQIRELKRGTHIVVATPGRLIDLIERKAIHLDKIHYVVLDEADEMLNMGFREDIEFILQNSPNRQSIWLFSATMPNEVKQVSKRYMDKPFEITIGKMNTANVNIDHQYYSTVHANRYETLKRIIDFNPGMYGIVFTRTKADAQDITETMIREGYDIEALHGDLTQGQRDKVMGRFREKSLQLLVATDVAARGIDVKGITHVINYELPDDPEVYTHRSGRTGRAGQSGVSISLVTPKEVYRLRQIEKMINNRFHKMDIPAGKDVCRKQFFHFIDNMLQTDISHGEYETYLPVLMEKFAAVSKEEILQRVAAKEFDRFLRYYENAPDLNIREDRRGERTTAGTAVKGRARGDGNYKRLFVNLGTKDGFYKASFLQFILDISDLKKDVLGRIDMKEMNSWIEIEEPSAKIMIRSMDGKNYRGRRIRMNEADSVNPRKKSRQG; encoded by the coding sequence GTGATCACATTTGAAGCGCTAGGAATCGAGGAGGGACTGCTTAACTCCATTAGTTCACTCGGATTTACCACACCCACCCCCATTCAGGAAAAAGCCATCCCTGTTCTGTTACAGGGAACCAAGGATTTTGTCGGTCTGGCCCAGACAGGTACCGGTAAGACGGCAGCCTTTGGGTTGCCCCTGTTGCAATTGGTCCGGTCGGAGGACCGGTTCCCCCAGGCCCTGATCGTTTGCCCCACCCGCGAACTCTGTCTCCAGATCAGTAAAGACCTGGAACAATTCCAATCTAAAAAACGAAAGTTACAGGTAACTCCGGTTTATGGAGGAACCTCCATCACCGACCAGATACGCGAACTGAAAAGGGGAACGCATATCGTAGTGGCGACTCCCGGTCGCCTGATTGACCTGATCGAACGGAAAGCCATCCACCTCGATAAGATCCACTACGTGGTACTGGATGAGGCCGATGAAATGCTCAACATGGGTTTCCGCGAGGATATTGAGTTCATTCTCCAGAACTCACCCAATCGCCAAAGCATCTGGTTGTTTAGCGCTACCATGCCCAACGAGGTAAAACAGGTGAGCAAACGCTACATGGACAAACCCTTTGAAATTACCATTGGCAAGATGAATACCGCCAATGTCAATATTGACCACCAGTATTATTCAACTGTTCATGCAAACCGGTATGAAACCCTCAAGCGGATAATTGATTTCAACCCGGGTATGTATGGCATTGTGTTTACCCGTACCAAAGCGGACGCACAGGATATTACCGAAACGATGATCCGGGAAGGATATGATATTGAAGCATTACATGGTGACCTGACTCAAGGTCAACGGGATAAAGTGATGGGACGGTTTCGCGAGAAAAGCCTTCAGTTACTGGTGGCCACCGATGTAGCGGCCAGAGGGATCGATGTAAAAGGCATTACCCATGTCATCAATTATGAATTACCCGATGACCCCGAAGTATACACCCACCGGAGCGGCCGAACAGGTCGTGCGGGACAAAGTGGTGTATCCATTTCACTGGTCACCCCCAAAGAAGTATATCGCCTTCGCCAGATCGAAAAAATGATCAATAACCGTTTTCATAAAATGGATATCCCGGCCGGAAAAGATGTTTGCCGGAAACAGTTTTTCCATTTTATCGATAACATGCTCCAGACCGATATCAGCCATGGTGAATATGAAACCTATTTGCCGGTATTAATGGAAAAATTCGCGGCAGTAAGCAAGGAAGAAATATTGCAGCGTGTGGCAGCGAAAGAGTTTGACCGCTTTCTCCGTTATTATGAAAATGCACCAGACCTGAACATACGGGAAGACAGGCGGGGCGAACGAACGACAGCAGGTACGGCCGTAAAAGGACGTGCAAGAGGAGATGGAAATTATAAACGACTGTTTGTTAACCTGGGTACAAAAGATGGATTTTACAAAGCGAGTTTCCTGCAGTTCATCCTTGATATCAGCGATCTGAAGAAAGATGTATTGGGGAGAATAGATATGAAAGAGATGAACAGTTGGATCGAGATCGAGGAACCATCGGCAAAGATCATGATCCGTTCGATGGATGGTAAGAACTATCGCGGAAGACGAATTCGCATGAATGAAGCAGATTCTGTCAACCCCAGAAAAAAATCAAGGCAGGGATGA
- the aroA gene encoding 3-phosphoshikimate 1-carboxyvinyltransferase, whose product MKVIIQPSRLSGTVTANASKSSMQRACAAALLHPGITLLANPGNSNDDLAALGIIQHLGAKVEHKGHYLEIQGLNSFQSPDARSATIDCGESGLSIRMFTPIVSLLDRPVKITGSGSLLTRPMDFFDEVLPLLDVFVESNDGRLPLLIQGPLQPKDIRIDGSLSSQFLTGLLMAYSISAQEQVTITVDDLKSKPYIDLTLAVMKQFGMRLPENDQYRRFTFLPKPTNPVPGTIHYFVEGDWSGAAFLLVAGAIAGPVLVEGLSLDSTQADKAIYQVLQKANAQLVSESKGISIAPSALTAFEFDATDCPDLFPPMVALAAYAEGETRIHGVHRLTHKESNRALALKEEFGKMGIPVEYDNETMVIKGGGSLTGSTVHSHHDHRIAMACAVAGLRAKGETKIEAAGAINKSYPDFYRHLQSLGANLEVANPFSYNP is encoded by the coding sequence ATGAAAGTGATTATTCAACCATCCCGTTTATCCGGTACCGTGACCGCCAATGCATCAAAAAGTTCCATGCAAAGAGCATGTGCGGCGGCACTACTTCACCCCGGTATCACTCTTTTAGCCAATCCGGGTAATAGCAATGATGATCTTGCCGCCCTGGGAATCATTCAGCACCTGGGTGCAAAAGTGGAACATAAAGGGCATTACCTCGAAATACAAGGACTAAACAGCTTCCAAAGCCCCGATGCACGTTCTGCAACTATTGATTGTGGTGAGTCCGGACTCAGCATCCGTATGTTCACCCCGATCGTATCCCTCCTTGACAGACCCGTAAAAATTACCGGCTCCGGAAGTCTGTTGACAAGACCAATGGATTTTTTTGATGAAGTACTTCCCTTGCTGGATGTGTTTGTTGAATCCAATGATGGGAGGTTGCCTTTGTTGATACAAGGCCCCCTTCAACCGAAAGACATACGAATCGATGGTTCTTTAAGTTCTCAATTCCTGACCGGGCTATTAATGGCTTATTCCATTTCCGCACAGGAACAAGTGACGATCACGGTGGATGACCTGAAAAGCAAACCCTATATCGATCTCACTCTGGCGGTCATGAAACAGTTTGGTATGCGCTTGCCGGAAAATGACCAATATCGTCGGTTCACCTTTTTACCCAAACCAACCAACCCGGTACCAGGTACCATACATTATTTTGTAGAGGGCGATTGGAGTGGAGCCGCTTTTTTGCTGGTCGCCGGGGCCATTGCAGGTCCGGTATTGGTGGAAGGACTCTCACTCGACAGTACCCAGGCCGACAAAGCGATCTACCAGGTGCTGCAAAAGGCCAATGCCCAATTAGTATCCGAGAGTAAAGGAATCAGTATTGCCCCATCAGCCCTTACCGCATTTGAATTTGATGCCACTGATTGTCCCGATCTTTTTCCTCCCATGGTGGCATTGGCTGCCTATGCCGAAGGGGAAACCCGGATCCATGGAGTTCACCGCCTTACCCATAAGGAAAGTAACCGGGCCCTGGCCTTGAAAGAAGAATTTGGAAAGATGGGAATACCTGTAGAGTATGACAATGAAACCATGGTCATTAAGGGGGGTGGTTCCCTAACAGGGTCTACTGTTCATTCACACCATGATCACCGTATTGCCATGGCCTGTGCGGTTGCAGGATTAAGGGCAAAAGGAGAAACCAAAATTGAAGCTGCCGGAGCCATAAATAAATCCTATCCCGATTTTTATCGACATTTACAATCATTAGGGGCAAATTTGGAAGTGGCAAATCCTTTTTCTTACAACCCCTGA
- a CDS encoding M15 family metallopeptidase codes for MLVKYRRTLYLLYALLFGVLIADTTLAQKPAFPVLKKTKLYHKQVAKDSLLKLVELKSSIPEIVYDLRYATKNNFTGTQLYPSGEHTYLRLLPARELAAIQSELKQEGLGLKIFDAYRPYSVTVKMWDLIKDERYVANPAKGSGHNRGLAVDLTLIYLATSQELDMGTTFDNFTDTAHHAFRSLPEATLKNREKLKSIMEKHGFTALPTEWWHYYWTNDGRYGVMDLEFRNLRK; via the coding sequence ATGTTAGTCAAATACAGGCGAACCCTTTACCTTTTGTATGCACTTCTTTTTGGGGTGTTGATCGCAGATACCACATTGGCGCAGAAACCTGCTTTTCCTGTTTTAAAAAAGACGAAGCTATACCATAAACAGGTTGCAAAGGATTCGTTATTGAAATTGGTGGAATTAAAATCCTCGATCCCGGAAATAGTCTATGACCTGCGCTATGCCACAAAAAATAATTTCACGGGCACCCAACTCTATCCTTCCGGAGAGCATACTTACTTACGGTTGCTCCCGGCAAGGGAATTGGCCGCAATTCAATCGGAATTAAAACAGGAGGGGCTGGGGTTGAAGATCTTTGATGCTTACAGGCCCTATTCCGTCACCGTAAAAATGTGGGACCTGATAAAGGATGAAAGATATGTGGCGAACCCGGCAAAAGGCAGTGGGCATAACCGGGGACTGGCGGTTGACCTCACCTTGATTTACCTCGCCACAAGCCAGGAACTCGATATGGGAACCACCTTTGATAATTTCACAGATACCGCACATCATGCCTTCCGCTCTTTACCCGAAGCAACACTAAAGAACAGGGAGAAACTAAAGTCGATTATGGAAAAACACGGTTTTACCGCTTTGCCCACCGAATGGTGGCATTATTACTGGACCAATGACGGGAGATATGGCGTAATGGATCTGGAGTTTCGGAATTTAAGAAAATGA
- a CDS encoding chorismate synthase, whose amino-acid sequence MNAFGRLFRVQIFGESHGQCVGITIDGCPPGLALTPEDMLPDLERRKGGQQKGTTPRKEDDFPRIMSGVFEGKTTGFPITILFDNKNIRSEDYQKQRSIPRPGHADWVAHQKFHGFEDYRGGGHFSARLTTGLVAAGAIAKKLMPTINISARVSEIGGETDTEKGLQKAIDAKDSVGGIIECRVTGMPVGLGEPYFDSVESVLAHMLFSIPAVKGVEFGAGFKAATMFGSEHNDAIEDKTGRTRTNHAGGVVGGISNGNDLVFRLAIKPTASTPKEQQSLNWDTDQVENFSVKGRHDLCVALRAPVIVEAVTALVLVDFKLITG is encoded by the coding sequence ATGAACGCATTTGGGCGCCTTTTCCGGGTACAGATATTTGGAGAATCACACGGTCAGTGTGTGGGCATAACGATAGATGGTTGTCCGCCAGGACTGGCGCTGACCCCCGAGGATATGTTACCCGATCTTGAACGCAGGAAAGGAGGACAACAGAAAGGAACAACCCCGCGAAAGGAAGATGATTTTCCCAGGATCATGAGTGGCGTGTTTGAGGGAAAGACAACAGGATTCCCGATCACCATACTATTTGATAATAAAAATATACGCAGCGAAGATTATCAGAAACAAAGAAGCATTCCACGCCCTGGGCATGCTGATTGGGTGGCCCATCAAAAATTTCATGGGTTTGAAGATTATCGTGGAGGAGGGCATTTCAGTGCCCGGCTTACCACCGGACTTGTAGCGGCGGGAGCCATTGCAAAGAAACTCATGCCAACGATCAATATAAGTGCGCGGGTCAGTGAAATTGGGGGGGAGACCGATACGGAGAAAGGACTTCAAAAAGCCATTGATGCCAAAGATTCAGTGGGAGGGATCATCGAATGCCGGGTGACCGGTATGCCGGTTGGACTGGGTGAACCATACTTCGATTCCGTAGAGTCGGTACTGGCGCATATGCTTTTTTCCATTCCTGCCGTAAAAGGAGTGGAGTTTGGAGCTGGCTTCAAGGCAGCTACCATGTTTGGAAGTGAACATAATGATGCGATTGAAGATAAAACGGGTCGCACCCGTACCAATCATGCCGGTGGAGTTGTTGGTGGTATAAGCAATGGAAACGACCTGGTATTCCGACTTGCGATCAAACCCACCGCGTCTACACCCAAGGAACAGCAAAGTTTGAACTGGGATACAGATCAGGTAGAGAACTTTTCTGTAAAAGGCCGCCACGATCTTTGTGTGGCCTTACGCGCCCCGGTTATTGTTGAGGCAGTAACGGCATTGGTTCTGGTCGATTTTAAATTGATAACTGGATAA
- the aroB gene encoding 3-dehydroquinate synthase, with protein MKHKKVKIGQAQVDYFFDSNLTSLSRITDKKSTILVTDEHLVTAHPQKFSSWKTIVLKPGEKYKTQATVDDIVRQLIGLEADRNTTLVGVGGGVVTDLTGYLASVYMRGIRFGFVPTSILALVDASIGGKNGVDVGVFKNIVGTIRQPSFLLHDHRLLASLPEMEWINGFAEIIKHACIRDAAMFRELEDHSIPFFQRNKKALADLIRRNTLLKTKVVQLDEFEKNERRLLNFGHTLGHALENQYNLTHGQAVAIGMVFASRMSEKITGFRQAERVGRLIENYQLPTAISYDRDKVFEVLKMDKKRARKEMNYVLLQKIGKGVVHSLPLDYLRSQL; from the coding sequence ATGAAGCACAAGAAGGTCAAAATAGGACAAGCACAGGTGGACTATTTTTTTGATAGTAACCTGACCTCCCTTTCCCGGATCACCGACAAGAAATCGACCATTCTGGTTACCGATGAACACCTTGTAACGGCACACCCGCAAAAGTTCAGTTCATGGAAGACCATTGTGCTTAAACCTGGGGAGAAATACAAGACGCAAGCCACCGTTGACGATATCGTACGCCAACTGATTGGCCTGGAAGCCGACCGTAACACCACCCTGGTGGGTGTAGGCGGAGGTGTAGTGACTGATCTTACCGGATACCTGGCCTCTGTCTACATGCGGGGAATTCGGTTTGGTTTTGTACCTACCTCCATACTCGCTCTGGTGGATGCATCCATTGGCGGTAAAAACGGAGTGGATGTAGGCGTTTTTAAAAATATCGTTGGTACTATCCGCCAACCTTCTTTCCTGCTCCATGACCATCGGTTGCTGGCGAGTCTGCCCGAAATGGAATGGATCAATGGTTTTGCCGAGATCATCAAACATGCCTGTATACGGGATGCTGCGATGTTTCGGGAACTGGAAGATCATTCGATCCCATTTTTTCAACGGAATAAAAAAGCATTGGCTGATCTGATCCGGCGAAATACATTATTAAAGACCAAAGTGGTTCAATTGGATGAATTTGAGAAAAACGAAAGACGGTTATTGAACTTTGGTCATACCCTGGGGCATGCCCTGGAAAATCAATACAACCTCACGCATGGACAAGCAGTGGCGATCGGGATGGTATTTGCGAGCCGGATGTCCGAAAAGATCACCGGTTTTCGTCAGGCGGAGCGTGTTGGCAGATTAATTGAAAATTACCAATTACCTACAGCGATCAGCTATGACCGTGATAAGGTATTTGAGGTGTTAAAAATGGATAAGAAACGGGCCAGGAAGGAAATGAATTATGTTTTACTCCAAAAGATCGGAAAAGGCGTCGTTCATTCGCTACCGTTGGATTACCTTCGGAGCCAGTTATAA
- a CDS encoding bifunctional 3-deoxy-7-phosphoheptulonate synthase/chorismate mutase type II: MKDKLQSAWSKRPLIISGPCSAETEEQVLATAQRLAATGKVDMLRAGIWKPRTKPGMFEGIGAKGLPWLQQAKKITGLPTTVEVATGKQVQDALTFDVDMLWIGARTTVNPFSVQEVADALRGVDIPVLIKNPINPDLELWSGAVERVARAGVKQVGLIHRGFSSYGNTEYRNAPMWHLAIEMKRRNPELLIINDPSHICGRRDILLETAQKAVNLDFDGLMIESHIDPDNAWSDAKQQVTPEKLAEMLDSIVWRKEDVNSEEFHAALEKLRQQINHLDDELMQILSQRMKIAEKIGEYKKNNAITILQTNRWNEILERAFKQGEKIGLSNEFITRYFDAVHMESINHQNRIMNS, encoded by the coding sequence ATGAAAGACAAATTACAATCCGCCTGGTCCAAGCGGCCTTTGATCATTTCCGGACCTTGCAGTGCTGAAACAGAAGAGCAGGTTTTGGCTACGGCACAAAGGCTCGCTGCCACCGGGAAGGTGGACATGCTCAGAGCCGGTATTTGGAAACCTCGTACCAAGCCGGGTATGTTTGAAGGAATCGGTGCCAAAGGGTTACCCTGGCTGCAGCAGGCCAAAAAAATAACAGGGTTGCCCACTACAGTTGAGGTAGCAACCGGCAAACAGGTACAGGATGCCCTGACCTTTGATGTGGACATGCTTTGGATCGGGGCACGTACAACCGTGAACCCGTTCAGTGTACAGGAAGTAGCCGATGCGCTGCGGGGTGTAGATATTCCCGTACTGATCAAGAACCCGATCAACCCCGATCTTGAATTGTGGAGTGGTGCTGTGGAAAGGGTGGCCCGCGCCGGAGTCAAACAAGTGGGTTTGATCCACCGGGGTTTTTCCTCCTACGGAAATACCGAATACCGGAATGCCCCCATGTGGCACCTCGCGATCGAAATGAAAAGAAGAAACCCTGAATTATTGATCATCAATGACCCCTCCCATATCTGTGGTCGTCGGGATATATTACTGGAAACAGCACAGAAAGCGGTCAACCTCGACTTTGATGGTTTGATGATAGAAAGTCATATCGATCCCGACAACGCCTGGAGTGATGCGAAACAACAGGTAACACCTGAAAAGCTGGCCGAAATGCTGGATAGTATCGTTTGGAGAAAGGAAGATGTGAACTCGGAAGAGTTTCATGCGGCCCTGGAGAAATTGCGTCAACAGATCAATCATCTCGATGATGAATTGATGCAGATTCTAAGCCAACGGATGAAGATCGCGGAAAAGATCGGCGAGTATAAAAAGAACAATGCCATTACGATCCTTCAAACCAATCGTTGGAATGAGATACTGGAGCGTGCCTTCAAACAAGGGGAGAAGATTGGCCTCAGTAACGAGTTCATCACCCGGTATTTTGATGCGGTGCATATGGAAAGCATCAATCACCAGAACAGGATCATGAATAGTTGA
- a CDS encoding prephenate dehydratase, with product MIMNNRVSIQGYEGSFHQVAARQFFGQEVEVITCSTFREVVRLAANKRESRGGVMAIENSIAGSILPNYNLLQKSNLRVVGEVYLHIKQHLLVNPGVKVEDLKEVHSHPMAILQCIDFLEKHPHLKVVETEDTALSAKHIHQRRSKHAAAIAGKLAAELFDMEIAVPNIHTVKNNYTRFLILQREDMAMQTPDPNKASVNFTTDHSKGSLARVLTRIAEGDINLSKLQSFPIPGSDWKYNFHADMEFESLDKFQRVIEEIKPLTVELNVYGVYKNGK from the coding sequence ATGATAATGAACAATCGGGTTTCCATCCAGGGCTATGAAGGCAGTTTTCATCAGGTGGCTGCACGGCAATTTTTTGGTCAGGAAGTTGAAGTGATCACCTGCTCCACTTTTCGCGAAGTGGTTCGCTTGGCAGCGAACAAAAGAGAAAGTCGTGGTGGAGTAATGGCCATTGAAAATTCGATAGCGGGAAGCATACTGCCCAACTATAACCTGTTGCAAAAAAGTAATCTCCGTGTGGTCGGAGAAGTCTATCTCCATATCAAACAACACCTGCTGGTGAACCCGGGTGTAAAAGTGGAAGACCTGAAAGAGGTACATTCTCATCCCATGGCCATTTTGCAGTGTATTGATTTTTTAGAAAAACATCCGCACCTGAAAGTGGTGGAAACAGAGGATACCGCGCTTAGCGCCAAACATATTCATCAACGACGGAGCAAACATGCTGCTGCTATTGCCGGCAAACTGGCGGCTGAATTATTTGATATGGAGATCGCAGTTCCCAATATCCATACGGTGAAGAATAATTATACCCGCTTTTTAATTCTGCAACGGGAAGATATGGCCATGCAGACGCCTGATCCAAATAAAGCATCGGTAAATTTCACTACCGACCATTCCAAGGGAAGCCTGGCCCGTGTGCTGACAAGAATCGCTGAGGGTGATATCAACCTCAGCAAATTGCAAAGTTTTCCGATTCCGGGAAGTGATTGGAAATATAATTTTCATGCCGATATGGAATTTGAATCACTGGATAAGTTCCAACGGGTGATCGAAGAGATCAAACCGCTTACGGTGGAGTTGAATGTATATGGTGTTTATAAAAATGGTAAATGA